The proteins below come from a single Sander vitreus isolate 19-12246 chromosome 15, sanVit1, whole genome shotgun sequence genomic window:
- the LOC144530313 gene encoding plexin domain-containing protein 1-like, translated as MCFSLVMLFLCLSQTELARVRLQQQTDIWYSVISQQHEDSIGGDSHPRRAQGSSSGPARISRAVPGGGLTINTLPDNMTRVVEDSGKYYTWRSFGPEDQRTRELWVDMSDVRHGQVRVHGILSNSYKQAVRVALSFDFPFYGHYLRQITIATGGFIFTGDITHRMLTTTQYIAPLMANFDPSYSKESTVQYLDNGEVFVVQWERVRLPGKESGGAFTFQVALYKTGTITFSYRDIPLSLDVMGSAEHPVKVGVSDAFMVMPPSPQSQDAQQRTIYEYHRVEIDTTKVTSYSAVEFTPLPTCLQHDSCELCLSSNQTSGCSWCNVLQRCSDGMDRHRQEWLDYACSEESKNATCEDYSRVDSSTGSAITPEIKEVTSLTPRQQGCESDDKTKHHIFKTGNDVRTDSSTKSDGLANTGVIAGIAAALVLLLALILVALYINYHPTAASPLYLIQRRNNYWPSLKFQKQQPGYTEVEGEGHEKDSIVEDGPC; from the exons ACATTTGGTACAGTGTGATCTCACAGCAGCATGAAGACTCAATTGGAGGCGACAGTCATCCTCGCAGAGCCCAGGGGTCATCTTCAGGCCCCGCTAGGATCAGCAGGGCGGTCCCGGGTGGAGGTCTAACCATCAACACCCTGCCAGACAACATGACACGTGTAGTG GAGGATTCTGGGAAGTATTACACATGGCGTAGCTTTGGCCCAGAAGACCAGCGCACACGAGAACTATGGGTAGACATGAGTGACGTCCGACATGGCCAAGTTAGAGTTCATGGCATTCTGTCAAATTCATACAAACAGGCTGTG AGAGTTGCCCTTTCGTTTGACTTTCCTTTTTATGGACATTACTTGAGGCAGATTACCATAGCAACTGGAG GGTTCATCTTCACAGGGGACATTACTCACCGTATGCTGACCACAACACAGTACATCGCCCCCCTAATGGCTAATTTTGACCCCAGCTACTCCAAAGAATCTACTGTGCAATACCTGGATAATG GTGAGGTGTTTGTGGTCCAGTGGGAGCGGGTCAGACTCCCAGGAAAAGAGTCAGGAGGCGCCTTCACGTTTCAGGTTGCCCTTTACAAAACAGGAACCATCACGTTCAGCTACCGAGAT ATACCTCTGTCATTAGATGTGATGGGTTCAGCTGAGCATCCAGTAAAGGTCGGTGTGTCTGATGCCTTCATGGTCATGCCACCTTCTCCTCAATCACAAG ATGCCCAACAGCGGACGATTTATGAGTACCATCGGGTTGAGATAGACACTACAAAGGTCACCAGCTACTCTGCTGTTGAGTTCACTCCACTGCCTA CCTGCCTGCAGCATGACAGCTGTGAGCTCTGCCTGTCATCCAACCAAACCTCTGGTTGTAGCTGGTGCAATGTACTCCAGAG GTGTTCAGATGGCATGGATAGACACAGACAAGAATGGTTGGACTACGCCTGTTCAGAAGAG AGCAAAAATGCAACCTGTGAGGATTACTCCAGGGTCGACAGCTCCACTGGTTCTGCTATCACACCAGAGATCAAGGAAGTGACCTCATTGACTCCTCGACAACAAGGCTGTGAAAGTGACG ATAAGACCAAACATCATATATTTAAGACTGGCAATG ATGTGAGGACAGATTCTTCAACCAAGAGTGATGGGTTGGCTAACACTGGAGTAATAGCTGGAATAGCAGCTGCGCTGGTGTTACTTTTGGCTCTGATACTGGTAGCTCTTTACATCAACTACCATCCTACTGCTGCATCACCACTTTACCTCATCCAG CGACGCAACAACTACTGGCCGTCCTTGAAGTTTCAGAAGCAACAACCTGGTTACACAGAAGTGGAAGGAGAAGGTCATGAAAAAGACAGCATTGTTGAAGATGGGCCATGTTGA